One window of Cellulomonas shaoxiangyii genomic DNA carries:
- a CDS encoding C4-dicarboxylate TRAP transporter substrate-binding protein, whose translation MQRRKHSLVVPIASGAIALALVACSGTAGGGEASGDAEGEKYNLRFNHVLAESEPFHAGFTAWAEAVEERTDGGLTIDVYPAGQLGVEEDIIEQARTGANVGQNTDSARLGMYVEDLAVMNGPYFVEDLDEVQRLQESETVQEMLTQLEEEEGLKVLSFNWVQTHRHFFTNKEINNPDDLAGLRIRTPGSPIWQESIRALGAEPVAMGFGEMYSGIQQGAIDGAELVYANIPGGKLNEVLSHATETGHILLINFEVVSADWFNSLPTEYQEILVEEADKAGLAASETMESEIETIRQELVDAGLTVNENPDVEAFQEAGEAAYETLGLTEVKQAIWSEIDKS comes from the coding sequence ATGCAGCGTCGCAAGCACTCACTGGTAGTACCTATTGCGAGCGGGGCCATCGCACTCGCCCTCGTCGCCTGCAGCGGCACCGCGGGTGGCGGCGAGGCGAGTGGCGACGCCGAGGGGGAGAAGTACAACCTCCGCTTCAACCACGTCCTCGCCGAGAGCGAGCCGTTCCACGCCGGCTTCACGGCCTGGGCGGAGGCCGTCGAGGAGCGGACCGACGGCGGCCTGACGATCGACGTCTACCCCGCCGGCCAGCTCGGTGTCGAGGAGGACATCATCGAGCAGGCCCGCACGGGTGCGAACGTCGGCCAGAACACCGACTCCGCACGCCTCGGCATGTACGTCGAGGACCTCGCGGTCATGAACGGGCCGTACTTCGTCGAGGACCTCGACGAGGTGCAGCGGCTCCAGGAGAGCGAGACCGTCCAGGAGATGCTGACCCAGCTCGAGGAGGAGGAGGGCCTGAAGGTCCTGTCCTTCAACTGGGTCCAGACGCACCGGCACTTCTTCACCAACAAGGAGATCAACAACCCCGACGACCTCGCGGGCCTGCGCATCCGGACCCCCGGGTCGCCGATCTGGCAGGAGTCGATCCGCGCGCTCGGCGCCGAGCCCGTCGCGATGGGCTTCGGAGAGATGTACTCCGGCATCCAGCAGGGCGCCATCGACGGCGCCGAGCTGGTCTACGCGAACATCCCGGGCGGCAAGCTCAACGAGGTCCTCTCGCACGCGACCGAGACGGGGCACATCCTCCTCATCAACTTCGAGGTCGTGAGCGCCGACTGGTTCAACTCCCTGCCCACGGAGTACCAGGAGATCCTGGTCGAGGAGGCGGACAAGGCGGGTCTCGCGGCGTCCGAGACCATGGAGTCCGAGATCGAGACCATCCGGCAGGAGCTGGTCGACGCCGGGCTGACGGTCAACGAGAACCCGGACGTCGAGGCCTTCCAGGAGGCCGGCGAGGCGGCGTACGAGACCCTCGGCCTCACGGAGGTCAAGCAGGCCATCTGGTCGGAGATCGACAAGTCATGA
- a CDS encoding FadR/GntR family transcriptional regulator, giving the protein MASALMHTHVTDVLGQRLVSRALGPGEIVNLADIEAEFGISRTVAREAMRLLESLGMVEVRRRVGLIVADESHWDVLNPRVIEWRLAGPGREAQLRSLLDLRIAVEPTAARLAALNASDEQRERLLELTEALRDMGGRGLGESEEYLRADVGWHQTLLRASGNEMLAALDGVVEAVLVGRTRHGYSPQVPVGEVLDHHDTTARAVAARMPEAAEVCCRSLVTRVRAELVLPDSTVVSPAVAARRA; this is encoded by the coding sequence ATGGCGTCGGCCCTGATGCACACCCACGTCACCGACGTCCTCGGGCAGCGACTGGTGAGTCGCGCGCTGGGCCCCGGCGAGATCGTCAACCTCGCGGACATCGAGGCGGAGTTCGGGATCTCGCGGACGGTGGCGCGTGAGGCGATGCGCCTGCTCGAGTCCCTCGGGATGGTGGAGGTGCGGCGGCGCGTCGGGCTGATCGTCGCGGACGAGAGCCACTGGGACGTGCTCAACCCCCGCGTGATCGAGTGGCGCCTCGCCGGGCCCGGCCGGGAGGCGCAGCTCCGGTCGCTCCTCGACCTGCGCATCGCGGTCGAGCCGACGGCGGCTCGCCTCGCGGCGCTCAACGCCTCGGACGAGCAGCGCGAGCGATTGCTCGAGCTCACCGAGGCGCTGCGCGACATGGGCGGGCGAGGGCTCGGCGAGAGTGAGGAGTACCTGCGCGCCGACGTCGGCTGGCACCAGACGCTGCTGCGCGCGAGCGGCAACGAGATGCTGGCTGCGCTCGACGGCGTGGTCGAGGCGGTCCTCGTGGGCAGGACGCGGCACGGCTACTCGCCGCAGGTGCCCGTCGGCGAGGTCCTCGACCACCACGACACCACCGCGCGCGCCGTGGCGGCACGCATGCCCGAGGCGGCGGAGGTCTGCTGCCGCAGTCTCGTGACGCGCGTCCGCGCCGAGCTCGTGCTGCCCGACTCGACCGTCGTGAGCCCGGCTGTGGCCGCCCGCCGCGCCTGA
- a CDS encoding mannitol dehydrogenase family protein encodes MRIVHLGLGNFARAHQFWYTEHAPDAGDWGVAAFTGRRPDAADQLRGQDGLYSLITRGEDREDIEVVSAISALHASAEHDAFLAHLAHPDVRVVTTTVTEAGYLRGADGGLHLGDAAVAADLAAVSHDRGAAARTVPVRLAAGLDARRRAGAGSLTVVPCDNLSHNGAVLARVVLDAAEHIDPALAEWIGGSVSWVTSMVDRITPATTDQDRADVAAARGYVDASPVSTEPFSEWVLAGAFPGGRPDWEAAGALVVDDVAPFEERKLRMLNGAHSLMAYGASVRGHRTVAEAIADPVVRSWVEEWWAATARHLTVPTDDYRAALLERFSNARIQHLLAQIAADGSQKLPVRVIPVVRAELEARSAGADGALRPVAAWVQHLRGHGAPVQDAGLPESLVTPASDLEDAVTTVLRHLAPDLAAERAVVDRVTTLAREIA; translated from the coding sequence GTGAGGATCGTGCACCTGGGGCTGGGCAACTTCGCCCGCGCGCACCAGTTCTGGTACACGGAGCACGCGCCCGACGCCGGCGACTGGGGGGTCGCGGCGTTCACCGGACGCCGGCCGGACGCGGCCGACCAGCTGCGCGGCCAGGACGGCCTGTACTCCCTGATCACGCGCGGCGAGGACCGCGAGGACATCGAGGTCGTCTCGGCGATCTCCGCCCTCCACGCCTCCGCCGAGCACGACGCGTTCCTGGCACACCTGGCCCACCCCGACGTCCGCGTCGTCACCACGACCGTGACCGAGGCGGGCTACCTCCGCGGCGCCGACGGCGGCCTCCACCTCGGGGACGCGGCGGTGGCCGCGGACCTCGCCGCCGTCTCGCACGACCGCGGCGCCGCGGCGCGGACCGTCCCGGTCCGGCTCGCCGCCGGCCTCGACGCCCGGCGCCGGGCGGGTGCCGGCAGCCTCACGGTGGTCCCCTGCGACAACCTCTCGCACAACGGCGCCGTCCTGGCGCGCGTCGTCCTGGACGCCGCCGAGCACATCGACCCCGCTCTCGCCGAGTGGATCGGCGGCTCCGTCTCCTGGGTCACGTCGATGGTCGACCGCATCACGCCCGCGACCACCGACCAGGACCGGGCCGACGTGGCGGCGGCACGCGGCTACGTCGACGCCTCACCCGTGTCCACGGAGCCGTTCTCCGAGTGGGTGCTCGCCGGGGCGTTCCCCGGCGGTCGGCCGGACTGGGAGGCCGCCGGGGCGCTCGTCGTCGACGACGTCGCGCCCTTCGAGGAGCGCAAGCTCCGCATGCTCAACGGCGCACACTCCCTCATGGCGTACGGGGCGTCGGTGCGCGGCCACCGCACGGTCGCCGAGGCCATCGCGGACCCCGTGGTCCGCAGCTGGGTCGAGGAGTGGTGGGCGGCCACCGCACGGCACCTGACGGTGCCGACCGACGACTACCGGGCCGCACTCCTCGAGCGGTTCTCGAACGCCCGCATCCAGCACCTGCTCGCGCAGATCGCGGCCGACGGCTCTCAGAAGCTGCCCGTCCGCGTGATCCCCGTCGTCCGTGCCGAGCTCGAGGCCCGCAGCGCCGGCGCCGACGGCGCGCTGCGGCCCGTCGCGGCATGGGTCCAGCACCTCCGCGGCCACGGCGCCCCCGTGCAGGACGCCGGCCTGCCGGAGTCCCTCGTCACGCCGGCCTCCGACCTCGAGGACGCCGTGACGACCGTCCTGCGGCACCTCGCGCCGGACCTCGCCGCCGAGCGAGCCGTGGTGGACCGGGTCACGACGCTCGCCCGCGAGATCGCCTGA
- a CDS encoding DUF2750 domain-containing protein: MSASVGAFCVAAVAAGCVWVLRDGDGYVSVAGADGGRGAMPFWSGRSLAATVTRRAPADRRLVPEPVDLEAFLARWLPGLGRDGLRVGVDWSGMRARGVEVEPHELAGTLVEAGRSPGAATGGRG, encoded by the coding sequence GTGAGCGCGAGCGTGGGCGCGTTCTGCGTCGCCGCCGTCGCGGCCGGGTGCGTGTGGGTGCTGCGCGACGGCGACGGCTACGTCTCGGTGGCGGGTGCGGACGGCGGGCGCGGCGCGATGCCGTTCTGGTCCGGCCGGTCCCTCGCCGCGACCGTGACACGGCGCGCACCCGCCGACCGCCGCCTCGTGCCCGAGCCGGTCGACCTGGAGGCGTTCCTCGCGCGCTGGCTGCCCGGGCTCGGCCGCGACGGGCTGCGCGTCGGCGTCGACTGGTCGGGCATGCGGGCGCGGGGGGTCGAGGTGGAGCCGCACGAGCTGGCGGGGACGCTGGTCGAGGCCGGTCGCAGCCCCGGCGCGGCGACGGGTGGACGTGGGTGA
- a CDS encoding HhH-GPD-type base excision DNA repair protein, protein MALWMTGDEAADRLLDEDPFALLLGMLLDQQVAMETAFAGPAKIADRLGDLDPRHVADADPDAFAALCATPPAVHRYPGSMAGRIQAVARAVVDEYDGDVTRLWTDGDPDGATVLKRLKALPGFGDQKARIFLALLGKQRGVTPAGWREAAGAYGEEGARRSIADVTDLTSLGEVRETKRAAKAAARAAR, encoded by the coding sequence ATGGCGCTGTGGATGACGGGTGACGAGGCGGCGGACCGACTGCTCGACGAGGACCCCTTCGCACTCCTCCTCGGGATGCTCCTCGACCAGCAGGTCGCGATGGAGACGGCCTTCGCGGGGCCGGCGAAGATCGCCGACCGACTCGGCGACCTCGACCCCCGGCACGTCGCCGACGCCGACCCCGACGCGTTCGCCGCGCTCTGCGCGACGCCGCCGGCGGTGCACCGCTACCCCGGGTCGATGGCGGGCCGCATCCAGGCGGTCGCGCGCGCCGTCGTGGACGAGTACGACGGGGACGTCACCCGCCTGTGGACCGACGGCGACCCGGACGGCGCCACCGTCCTCAAGCGGCTGAAGGCCCTGCCCGGGTTCGGCGACCAGAAGGCGCGCATCTTCCTGGCCCTGCTCGGCAAGCAGCGCGGCGTGACCCCCGCCGGGTGGCGCGAGGCGGCCGGGGCGTACGGCGAGGAGGGCGCGCGCCGGTCGATCGCCGACGTCACGGACCTGACGTCGCTCGGCGAGGTGCGCGAGACCAAGCGTGCCGCCAAGGCAGCCGCCCGCGCGGCACGCTGA
- a CDS encoding DUF418 domain-containing protein yields the protein MTTSPPPPAVAPPAPAPQVTPVPAAERAVAPDVARGLALLGIAIANAVGHLWGVATGPGGRPVDGSTLDRIVDGVVALFVDRRTMPMFALLYGYGIGVVVRRRAAAWVPWPACRADLLRRAGWLVAFGVAHIVLLWEGDILATYGLTGLLAVAFVRVPGRVLAVVAVVTLLLSGLLNGALESLSLLSGGEAAGLEGAETSPWVALLVRLAALLVAPLGVLVALPLVLAGLWAARRSVLERPAEHLPLLRRWALGGLAVSVVGGLPMALAVARVWEPSPAQLFWPGTLHMVSGAFGGVAFAALVAWVVAARGTTLTTLGPVGRALRAVGTRSLSCYLLQSVLFVVPLAAWTLGLGQHLSSAQVVAWAVGVWLVTVAFAVVLERSGRRGPVEAVYRRLVYRSPAPAPAR from the coding sequence ATGACGACGTCCCCGCCGCCGCCCGCCGTCGCGCCGCCCGCGCCGGCGCCGCAGGTCACGCCCGTCCCGGCCGCCGAGCGCGCCGTCGCGCCCGACGTCGCGCGCGGGCTCGCGCTGCTGGGCATCGCGATCGCGAACGCGGTCGGCCACCTGTGGGGCGTCGCGACCGGCCCCGGCGGGCGCCCGGTCGACGGGTCCACGCTCGACCGCATCGTCGACGGGGTCGTCGCGCTGTTCGTCGACCGGCGCACCATGCCGATGTTCGCGCTGCTCTACGGGTACGGGATCGGGGTCGTCGTGCGCCGCCGCGCGGCGGCGTGGGTGCCCTGGCCCGCCTGCCGCGCCGACCTGCTGCGCCGCGCCGGCTGGCTCGTCGCGTTCGGCGTCGCGCACATCGTGCTGCTGTGGGAGGGCGACATCCTCGCCACCTACGGCCTCACCGGGCTGCTGGCGGTCGCGTTCGTCCGCGTGCCGGGCCGCGTGCTCGCCGTGGTCGCCGTGGTGACGCTCCTGCTCTCGGGCCTCCTCAACGGCGCGCTCGAGTCGCTCTCCCTCCTCTCCGGCGGGGAGGCGGCGGGGCTCGAGGGCGCCGAGACGTCCCCCTGGGTGGCGCTGCTGGTGCGCCTCGCGGCGCTCCTCGTCGCGCCCCTGGGCGTGCTCGTCGCGCTCCCGCTCGTCCTCGCCGGCCTGTGGGCCGCGCGCCGCTCGGTCCTCGAGCGACCGGCCGAGCACCTGCCGCTCCTGCGCCGCTGGGCGCTCGGCGGGCTCGCCGTCAGCGTGGTCGGCGGGCTCCCGATGGCGCTCGCGGTCGCCCGCGTCTGGGAGCCGTCGCCGGCGCAGCTGTTCTGGCCCGGGACGCTGCACATGGTCTCCGGGGCGTTCGGCGGCGTCGCGTTCGCGGCGCTCGTCGCCTGGGTCGTCGCGGCGCGCGGCACGACGCTCACGACGCTGGGCCCGGTGGGACGCGCGCTGCGCGCCGTCGGGACGCGCTCCCTCTCCTGCTACCTGCTGCAGTCCGTGCTGTTCGTCGTGCCGCTCGCCGCCTGGACGCTCGGCCTCGGGCAGCACCTGTCGTCCGCGCAGGTCGTGGCCTGGGCCGTCGGGGTGTGGCTCGTCACGGTGGCGTTCGCCGTCGTCCTCGAGCGGTCGGGGCGCCGCGGGCCGGTGGAGGCGGTCTACCGCCGCCTCGTCTACCGGTCGCCCGCGCCCGCTCCCGCCCGCTGA
- a CDS encoding coenzyme F420-0:L-glutamate ligase, which produces MTAGVGELRVWAPDGVPEVVPGDDLVALLTAALRTDADAEPSHALADGDVLVVTSKVVSKAEGRVVAADDRERAITDETVRVVATREHPGGVTRIVENHLGLVMAAAGVDASNTPEGTVLLLPVDPDASARALRAGLAAAFGVRIGVLVTDTAGRPWRQGVTDLAIGAAGVQVLDDLRGQLDTFGRPLTMTVAAVADEVASAAELVKGKASGRPVAVVRGLGHVVTDDDGPGARLLVRTGPDDMFHQGSAEAYAQGWKDALAAEER; this is translated from the coding sequence GTGACCGCAGGGGTGGGCGAGCTGCGCGTCTGGGCGCCCGACGGCGTGCCGGAGGTCGTCCCCGGGGACGATCTCGTCGCGCTGCTCACGGCGGCGCTGCGCACGGACGCGGACGCGGAGCCGTCGCACGCGCTCGCCGACGGGGACGTGCTCGTGGTCACCAGCAAGGTCGTCTCCAAGGCCGAGGGGCGCGTGGTCGCCGCCGACGACCGCGAGCGGGCGATCACCGACGAGACGGTGCGGGTGGTCGCGACACGCGAGCATCCGGGCGGGGTCACCCGGATCGTCGAGAACCACCTCGGCCTGGTCATGGCGGCGGCCGGGGTCGACGCGTCGAACACCCCCGAGGGCACGGTGCTGCTGCTGCCGGTGGACCCCGACGCGTCGGCGCGCGCGCTGCGGGCGGGGCTGGCGGCGGCGTTCGGCGTGCGGATCGGGGTGCTGGTCACGGACACCGCCGGGCGGCCGTGGCGGCAGGGCGTGACGGACCTCGCGATCGGCGCCGCGGGCGTGCAGGTGCTCGACGACCTGCGCGGGCAGCTCGACACGTTCGGCCGCCCGCTGACGATGACCGTCGCCGCCGTGGCCGACGAGGTCGCGAGCGCCGCCGAGCTCGTCAAGGGCAAGGCGTCGGGGCGTCCCGTCGCCGTGGTGCGCGGCCTCGGCCACGTGGTGACGGACGACGACGGTCCGGGCGCGCGCCTGCTGGTCCGCACCGGCCCCGACGACATGTTCCACCAGGGGTCCGCGGAGGCGTACGCGCAGGGCTGGAAGGACGCGCTCGCCGCCGAGGAGCGCTGA
- a CDS encoding TIGR03557 family F420-dependent LLM class oxidoreductase — translation MLEQFHPREAVELSAYAEGNGFSGVMAADHFQPWVPAQGQSSFVWNVLTAIGERTSGDMGPGVTAPTFRWHPAMVAQASATLAAMYPGRHWLGLGSGEALNEHVVAGYWPEAPERINRMFEAIEVIKKLFSSSLAGKDVKHAGQFYKLESTRLWTMPEEAPEILVATAGPVTAKRTGKHADGIITVGAPLEKISGLFGKFADGAREAGKDPDTMPKVLQLHLSWAETDEQALANAMHEWPNGGMKFPKADIRSPFDFEQMAKLVRPEDFTGRMVISADPDVHRAEIQKYVDLGFDRIYLHNVGRNQREWIEVFGRDVLPKLAR, via the coding sequence ATGCTGGAGCAGTTCCACCCGCGCGAGGCGGTCGAGCTGTCGGCGTACGCCGAGGGGAACGGGTTCTCCGGCGTGATGGCCGCCGACCACTTCCAGCCGTGGGTGCCCGCACAGGGGCAGTCGTCGTTCGTGTGGAACGTGCTGACCGCGATCGGTGAGCGCACCAGCGGCGACATGGGCCCGGGCGTGACGGCGCCGACGTTCCGCTGGCACCCCGCGATGGTGGCCCAGGCCTCCGCGACGCTCGCGGCGATGTACCCCGGGCGGCACTGGCTCGGGCTCGGGTCCGGCGAGGCCCTGAACGAGCACGTCGTGGCGGGGTACTGGCCCGAGGCGCCCGAGCGCATCAACCGCATGTTCGAGGCCATCGAGGTCATCAAGAAGCTGTTCTCGTCGTCGCTCGCGGGCAAGGACGTCAAGCACGCCGGGCAGTTCTACAAGCTCGAGTCGACGCGCCTGTGGACGATGCCGGAGGAGGCGCCCGAGATCCTCGTGGCGACCGCCGGCCCGGTCACCGCCAAGCGCACCGGCAAGCACGCGGACGGGATCATCACGGTCGGCGCGCCGCTGGAGAAGATCTCCGGCCTGTTCGGCAAGTTCGCCGACGGTGCGCGCGAGGCCGGCAAGGACCCGGACACCATGCCGAAGGTCCTGCAGCTGCACCTCTCGTGGGCCGAGACCGACGAGCAGGCGCTCGCCAACGCGATGCACGAGTGGCCCAACGGCGGCATGAAGTTCCCCAAGGCCGACATCCGCTCGCCGTTCGACTTCGAGCAGATGGCCAAGCTCGTGCGGCCCGAGGACTTCACCGGCCGCATGGTGATCTCCGCCGACCCGGACGTGCACCGCGCCGAGATCCAGAAGTACGTCGACCTCGGCTTCGACCGCATCTACCTGCACAACGTCGGCCGCAACCAGCGCGAGTGGATCGAGGTCTTCGGGCGCGACGTGCTGCCGAAGCTGGCGCGGTGA
- a CDS encoding PQQ-dependent sugar dehydrogenase: protein MTPATPPARLLAHSHRPRPRHARLLAGLVAAALAVLLVPAAAGPAAAATVEPGRWYVLVNRASGKALDVAGSATTEGAAIVQRTRDDRTSQQWRFVAAGDGWYRLQARHSGRALDITGASRADGARAVQWTDRSAAHQQVRLADSAGGYVRLVVRHSGKALDVLNASLADGAPVVQWTDRGQTNQQWQLVPLGASTDTSAPTPPGGLRTTGLTCTAVTLSWTASTDNVGVAAYDIYHDGQQMTSVPGTATSAVLTLSPGVTWGMYVNARDAAGNVSQASPTLELTVPPCQTDTAAPTTPTGVTASADGTSATVRWTASTDDVGVTGYEVLRGGVVVGTVPGSATSFVDAGLAAGTAYSYAVRARDQAGNRSPASAAVTVTTGATCTGAGVICSVRQVATDRDLPWGLVELPDGSVLYGRRDAGRVVRLDPATGTTTVVAGTFPGMAGTDGEGGLMGLAVAPDFATDPWLYVMHTTATDNRVVRVRYVDGALSGTPQVLVQGIPRNKYHNGGRLRFGPDGMLYVATGDGQNPQWAQDTANLAGKVLRIHPDGRVPADNPFGNAVWSYGHRNPQGLAFDSRGRLWQQEFGNSLMDETNLVVRGGNYGWPQCEGTSGSCSDAGLVAPKLTMSTAAASCSGIAVVGDSLWIACLRGTRLYRATITADGSLTGVQSLLQGTYGRLRTVEPSADGGLWVTTSTRGDKDSVANNSDERILKITLGR from the coding sequence ATGACGCCCGCGACGCCCCCCGCCCGCCTGCTCGCGCACTCCCACCGCCCACGCCCCCGGCACGCCCGGCTCCTCGCAGGCCTCGTGGCCGCGGCCCTGGCGGTGCTCCTCGTCCCGGCCGCGGCGGGCCCTGCGGCCGCGGCGACCGTCGAGCCCGGCCGCTGGTACGTCCTCGTGAACCGGGCCAGCGGCAAGGCGCTGGACGTCGCGGGGTCCGCCACGACCGAGGGCGCGGCGATCGTGCAGCGGACGCGCGACGACCGGACGTCCCAGCAGTGGCGGTTCGTGGCGGCCGGGGACGGCTGGTACCGCCTCCAGGCCCGCCACTCCGGCAGGGCCCTCGACATCACGGGCGCCTCCAGGGCCGACGGGGCCCGTGCGGTCCAGTGGACGGACCGGTCCGCGGCCCACCAGCAGGTCCGCCTCGCCGACTCCGCCGGGGGCTACGTGCGGCTGGTGGTCCGGCACAGCGGCAAGGCGCTCGACGTCCTGAACGCCTCGCTGGCCGACGGTGCGCCGGTCGTCCAGTGGACGGACCGCGGGCAGACGAACCAGCAGTGGCAGCTCGTCCCGCTCGGCGCGTCCACGGACACCTCCGCCCCCACCCCGCCCGGAGGGCTGCGCACCACGGGCCTGACGTGCACCGCCGTCACGCTGTCGTGGACCGCCTCGACCGACAACGTGGGCGTGGCCGCCTACGACATCTACCACGACGGTCAGCAGATGACCTCGGTGCCCGGCACCGCCACGTCGGCCGTCCTCACGCTGTCGCCGGGAGTCACCTGGGGCATGTACGTCAACGCCCGGGACGCCGCCGGCAACGTGTCCCAGGCGAGCCCGACGCTCGAGCTCACGGTGCCGCCGTGCCAGACCGACACCGCAGCGCCCACGACCCCGACGGGGGTCACCGCGAGCGCGGACGGCACGTCCGCGACCGTGCGCTGGACCGCGTCCACCGACGACGTGGGCGTCACCGGGTACGAGGTGCTGCGCGGCGGCGTGGTCGTGGGGACGGTCCCCGGGTCCGCCACGTCGTTCGTCGACGCCGGCCTCGCCGCCGGGACGGCGTACTCCTACGCCGTGCGCGCCCGGGACCAGGCGGGCAACCGCTCGCCCGCCTCGGCGGCCGTCACCGTCACCACCGGCGCCACGTGCACCGGCGCGGGCGTGATCTGCTCCGTCCGCCAGGTCGCGACGGACCGCGACCTGCCCTGGGGCCTCGTCGAGCTGCCCGACGGATCCGTGCTGTACGGCCGGCGCGACGCGGGCCGCGTCGTCCGCCTCGACCCCGCGACGGGCACCACGACCGTCGTCGCGGGCACCTTCCCGGGCATGGCCGGGACCGACGGCGAGGGCGGGCTCATGGGCCTGGCCGTCGCGCCGGACTTCGCCACCGACCCGTGGCTGTACGTCATGCACACCACCGCCACGGACAACCGCGTGGTGCGCGTCCGGTACGTCGACGGCGCCCTCTCGGGCACGCCGCAGGTGCTGGTCCAGGGCATCCCGCGGAACAAGTACCACAACGGCGGCCGGCTGCGCTTCGGGCCCGACGGCATGCTGTACGTCGCGACGGGCGACGGCCAGAACCCGCAGTGGGCGCAGGACACCGCGAACCTCGCCGGCAAGGTGCTGCGGATCCACCCCGACGGGCGCGTGCCGGCCGACAACCCGTTCGGCAACGCGGTGTGGAGCTACGGGCACCGCAACCCGCAGGGCCTGGCGTTCGACTCCCGCGGCCGGCTGTGGCAGCAGGAGTTCGGCAACTCCCTCATGGACGAGACCAACCTCGTGGTGCGCGGCGGCAACTACGGGTGGCCGCAGTGCGAGGGCACCAGCGGGAGCTGCTCGGACGCCGGTCTGGTGGCGCCGAAGCTGACGATGTCGACCGCGGCGGCGTCGTGCTCCGGCATCGCGGTCGTCGGCGACTCCCTGTGGATCGCGTGCCTGCGCGGCACCCGGCTGTACCGCGCGACGATCACGGCGGACGGCTCCCTCACGGGGGTGCAGTCGCTGCTCCAGGGCACCTACGGGCGGCTGCGGACGGTGGAGCCGAGCGCCGACGGCGGCCTGTGGGTCACGACGAGCACGCGGGGCGACAAGGACTCCGTGGCGAACAACAGCGACGAGCGGATCCTGAAGATCACGCTCGGGCGCTGA
- a CDS encoding EamA family transporter, whose protein sequence is MQGTRARSAGIAAGLLAALAFATSGPVVKPLLAAGWSPGAAILVRLTLGALLLAGPALWALHGRWSALRADAATVVGLGLLGVAGASTLYFLAVDRLPVAVALLVEYTGPLLLVLWGWARTRRAPSRTTLVGAALAMGGLVLVLDVTGSLALDPVGLLFALGAAVGNAAYFALTARPLALPPVTLAGAAMAVGAVTVAVLALVGVLPLAAPDVRVEVLGATVHWAVPLAVVGVVPTALAYGVSAVSVRLLGERVASFLALSEVLFAVLLAWVLLAEAPRGVQVVGAALVVLGVAVVRRGADRDVGAGTAPAPAAGTAPAADTAPTPGERPATVHP, encoded by the coding sequence GTGCAGGGCACGCGTGCGCGCAGCGCAGGGATCGCCGCGGGGCTGCTGGCCGCCCTCGCGTTCGCCACGAGCGGGCCGGTGGTCAAGCCGCTGCTCGCCGCGGGGTGGTCGCCGGGGGCGGCGATCCTCGTGCGCCTCACGCTGGGGGCCCTGCTCCTGGCCGGCCCCGCGCTGTGGGCCCTGCACGGACGCTGGTCCGCGCTGCGCGCCGACGCCGCCACCGTCGTCGGGCTCGGGCTGCTCGGCGTCGCGGGCGCCTCCACGCTGTACTTCCTCGCGGTGGACCGGCTGCCCGTCGCCGTCGCGCTGCTGGTCGAGTACACCGGGCCGCTGCTGCTCGTCCTGTGGGGCTGGGCGCGCACGCGCCGGGCGCCGTCGCGCACGACCCTCGTCGGGGCGGCGCTCGCCATGGGCGGCCTCGTGCTCGTGCTCGACGTCACGGGGTCGCTCGCGCTCGACCCCGTGGGGCTGCTGTTCGCCCTCGGCGCCGCCGTCGGCAACGCGGCGTACTTCGCCCTCACCGCGCGGCCGCTCGCGCTGCCGCCCGTCACGCTCGCCGGCGCCGCGATGGCGGTCGGCGCCGTGACGGTCGCGGTGCTCGCGCTCGTGGGCGTGCTGCCGCTCGCGGCGCCCGACGTGCGGGTCGAGGTGCTCGGCGCGACGGTGCACTGGGCCGTGCCGCTCGCCGTCGTCGGGGTCGTGCCCACCGCGCTCGCCTACGGCGTGTCCGCCGTGTCGGTGCGGCTGCTGGGGGAGCGCGTCGCGTCCTTCCTCGCGCTGTCCGAGGTGCTCTTCGCCGTGCTGCTGGCGTGGGTGCTGCTCGCCGAGGCGCCGCGCGGCGTGCAGGTCGTCGGCGCCGCGCTCGTCGTCCTCGGGGTCGCGGTCGTGCGCCGGGGCGCCGACCGCGACGTCGGCGCGGGAACCGCCCCGGCGCCCGCCGCCGGCACCGCGCCCGCCGCCGACACGGCGCCGACTCCCGGCGAACGCCCGGCGACCGTGCACCCGTGA